Proteins found in one Afipia sp. P52-10 genomic segment:
- a CDS encoding CaiB/BaiF CoA-transferase family protein, translating into MNKPEVIASAAGPRDAAWGPSAKGDGPLWQIKVLDLTHARAGPTCVRQLTDWGARAIKIEQPTGGDDVATGDRHGFDFQNLHRNKRSLTLNLKDKDGLAIFKELAKEADVIVENFRPAVKDRLGIDYETIRKLNPRIVYASLSGFGDTGPYRDRPGVDQIAQGMGGLMSITGLPGQGPVRVGIPICDLTAGIFLAQAVLMALYERERSGEGQWVKTSLLTAIIQMLDFQATRWLIGNEVPPQAGNDHPTGIPTGVFKTKDGHINIAASGNKLFVRLADALGRPEWKTDPVWSKAEGRRKNKEKMNALIDEVTVTRTSEEWVNLLNEAGVPCGPIYSIDQMFADPQVKQLGQVKPVKHHALNEINVVGQAATMSRTPSSIRLAAPDAGEHTQAVLEVLGFDKNRIAELKTRDVV; encoded by the coding sequence ATGAACAAACCAGAAGTCATCGCCAGCGCAGCCGGTCCGCGCGATGCGGCGTGGGGACCGTCAGCCAAAGGCGATGGCCCGCTGTGGCAGATCAAAGTGCTCGACCTCACCCATGCGCGCGCCGGTCCGACCTGCGTGCGCCAGCTCACCGACTGGGGCGCACGCGCGATCAAGATCGAGCAGCCGACCGGTGGCGACGATGTCGCGACCGGCGACCGGCACGGCTTCGACTTTCAGAACCTGCACCGCAACAAGCGCAGCCTGACGCTGAACCTGAAGGACAAGGACGGGCTCGCGATCTTCAAGGAGCTGGCGAAGGAAGCCGACGTGATCGTCGAGAACTTCCGCCCGGCGGTGAAGGATCGCCTCGGCATCGACTACGAGACCATCCGCAAGCTCAACCCGCGCATCGTCTATGCGAGCCTCTCCGGCTTCGGCGACACCGGCCCCTATCGTGACCGCCCCGGCGTCGACCAGATCGCCCAGGGCATGGGCGGGCTGATGTCGATCACCGGCCTGCCGGGACAGGGCCCGGTGCGCGTCGGCATTCCGATCTGCGATCTCACCGCCGGCATCTTCCTCGCGCAGGCGGTGCTGATGGCGCTGTATGAGCGCGAGCGCTCCGGCGAAGGCCAGTGGGTCAAGACCTCGCTGCTGACGGCGATCATCCAGATGCTCGACTTCCAGGCGACGCGCTGGCTGATCGGCAACGAGGTGCCGCCGCAGGCCGGCAACGATCATCCGACCGGCATCCCGACCGGCGTGTTCAAGACAAAGGATGGCCACATCAACATCGCCGCTTCCGGCAACAAGCTGTTCGTGCGGCTCGCCGACGCGCTCGGCCGGCCCGAATGGAAGACCGACCCGGTGTGGTCGAAAGCCGAAGGACGCCGCAAGAACAAGGAGAAAATGAACGCGTTGATCGATGAGGTGACGGTGACGCGCACATCGGAGGAGTGGGTTAACCTGCTCAACGAGGCGGGCGTGCCGTGCGGGCCGATCTATTCGATCGACCAGATGTTCGCCGATCCGCAGGTGAAGCAGCTCGGCCAGGTGAAGCCGGTGAAGCATCACGCGCTGAACGAGATCAACGTGGTCGGCCAGGCCGCAACCATGTCGCGCACGCCCTCATCGATCCGCCTCGCGGCGCCGGACGCCGGCGAGCACACGCAGGCCGTGCTCGAGGTGCTGGGCTTCGACAAGAACAGGATCGCGGAATTGAA
- a CDS encoding host attachment protein: MIPHNAYVFVGDGRKALILRNEGDTKFPNLKTEQVFENDNPPTREQGTDKPGRGFASVGARRSAMEEADTHAIEEQRFAKGLAAELETLVREKNVAALVIAAPPRTLAELRKSLHEEVKKRVIAEVDKDLANQPVYEIEKVLTA; the protein is encoded by the coding sequence ATGATCCCCCACAACGCCTATGTGTTCGTCGGCGACGGCCGCAAGGCGCTGATCCTGCGCAATGAAGGCGACACCAAGTTTCCGAACCTGAAAACCGAACAGGTATTCGAGAACGACAATCCGCCGACGCGCGAGCAAGGGACCGACAAACCCGGCCGCGGCTTCGCCAGCGTCGGCGCGCGACGCAGCGCCATGGAAGAAGCCGACACGCATGCGATCGAGGAGCAGCGCTTCGCCAAGGGGCTCGCCGCCGAGCTCGAAACGCTGGTTCGGGAGAAGAATGTCGCTGCGCTGGTGATCGCCGCACCGCCACGAACCCTCGCCGAATTGCGCAAGTCGCTGCACGAGGAGGTCAAAAAGCGCGTCATCGCCGAAGTGGACAAGGACCTTGCCAACCAGCCGGTATACGAAATCGAAAAGGTGCTGACGGCCTGA
- a CDS encoding ABC transporter substrate-binding protein: MPITLISVARTAIVAACASVMIVPALAQGTVKIGLIVPLTGGQASTGKQIDNAIKLYMQQHGATVAGKTIEVIVKDDGAVPDNSKRLAQELIVNDKVNIVAGFGVTPAALAVAPLATQAKVPQIIMAAGTSIITERSPYIVRTSFTLAQSSEIIGDWAAKNGIKKVAALVSDYAPGTDALNFFKARFTAGGGEVVEEVKVPLVNPDFAPFLQRMKDAKPDAMFVFVPAGQGGNFMKQYTERGLTGIKVIGPGDVMDDDLLNGMGDAAIGAVTAHLYSAAHPSQKNKDFVAAYQKAFGQRPGFMAVGGYDGIHLVYEALKKTGGKADGDSLIAAMKGMAWESPRGPISIDPETRDIVQNIYIREVKKVNGELWNVEFATFEAVKDSGKTKK, translated from the coding sequence ATGCCAATCACTCTGATATCCGTCGCGCGGACGGCAATCGTTGCCGCGTGTGCGTCCGTGATGATCGTGCCGGCGCTAGCGCAGGGCACCGTCAAGATCGGGCTGATCGTGCCGTTGACCGGCGGCCAGGCCTCGACCGGCAAGCAGATCGACAACGCCATCAAGCTCTACATGCAGCAGCATGGCGCGACCGTCGCCGGCAAGACCATCGAGGTCATCGTCAAGGATGACGGTGCGGTGCCGGACAACTCCAAGCGGCTCGCGCAGGAGCTGATCGTCAACGACAAGGTCAACATCGTCGCCGGGTTCGGGGTGACGCCGGCCGCGCTGGCCGTGGCGCCGCTGGCGACCCAGGCCAAGGTGCCGCAGATCATCATGGCGGCCGGCACCTCGATCATCACCGAGCGTTCGCCCTATATCGTGCGCACGAGCTTCACGCTCGCGCAGTCGTCGGAGATCATCGGCGACTGGGCGGCCAAGAACGGCATCAAGAAGGTGGCGGCGCTGGTCTCCGATTATGCGCCCGGCACCGACGCATTGAACTTCTTCAAGGCGCGCTTCACCGCCGGTGGCGGCGAGGTGGTCGAGGAGGTGAAGGTGCCGCTGGTCAATCCGGACTTCGCGCCGTTCCTGCAGCGGATGAAGGACGCCAAGCCGGACGCGATGTTCGTGTTCGTGCCGGCGGGGCAGGGCGGCAACTTCATGAAGCAGTACACCGAGCGCGGGCTCACCGGGATCAAGGTGATCGGGCCGGGCGACGTGATGGACGACGACCTGCTCAACGGCATGGGCGATGCGGCGATCGGCGCCGTCACCGCACATCTTTATTCTGCGGCGCACCCCTCGCAGAAGAACAAGGATTTCGTCGCCGCCTACCAGAAGGCGTTCGGCCAGCGGCCGGGCTTCATGGCGGTCGGCGGCTACGACGGCATCCACCTCGTCTACGAGGCCTTGAAGAAGACCGGCGGCAAGGCGGACGGCGACTCGCTGATCGCGGCGATGAAGGGCATGGCCTGGGAAAGCCCGCGCGGGCCGATCTCGATCGATCCGGAGACGCGCGACATCGTCCAGAATATCTATATCCGCGAGGTGAAGAAGGTGAACGGCGAGTTGTGGAACGTCGAATTCGCTACCTTCGAGGCGGTCAAGGATTCCGGCAAGACCAAGAAGTGA
- a CDS encoding branched-chain amino acid ABC transporter permease, producing the protein MPLREQTGIVRSIAELSRWRLNELLFWTIALMAILLFPNRYLLLTEIAWLALFVLSLDLILGYAGIISLGHAAFFGVGAYSAGLLALHGIITEPVLALVASGLAAMALGFITSFLVLRGADLTRLMVTLGIALLLRELANRFSDITGGFDGLQGIVMEPVLGQFEFDLFGKTAFIYCLVVLFVMFVIARRIVHSPFGLSLRAIRNNPLRAAAIGIPVNRRLTAIYTIAAFYAGLAGALSTQSTALASLDVFSFDRSADLLLVLVIGGTGYLYGGLIGAVVFKLLQDVLSSWTPQYWQFWIGLILVVLVLVGRERVHRWVVWLPDRIRDVRDARAKSVAKSAAKSVAKAGGKKPAGDARP; encoded by the coding sequence ATGCCGTTACGGGAACAGACCGGCATCGTCCGAAGCATCGCCGAGCTGTCGCGCTGGCGGCTCAACGAGCTGTTGTTCTGGACCATCGCGCTGATGGCGATCCTGCTGTTTCCGAACCGCTATCTGCTGCTGACCGAGATCGCCTGGCTCGCACTGTTCGTGCTCTCGCTCGATCTGATCCTCGGCTATGCGGGCATCATCTCGCTCGGCCATGCGGCGTTCTTCGGCGTCGGCGCCTACAGTGCGGGGCTGCTCGCGCTGCACGGCATCATCACCGAGCCGGTGCTGGCGCTGGTCGCGTCCGGACTTGCGGCGATGGCGCTCGGATTCATCACCTCGTTCCTGGTGTTGCGCGGGGCCGACCTGACGCGATTGATGGTGACGCTCGGCATCGCGCTGCTGCTGCGCGAGCTTGCCAACCGTTTCTCCGACATCACCGGCGGCTTCGATGGCCTGCAGGGCATCGTCATGGAGCCGGTGCTCGGCCAGTTCGAGTTCGATCTGTTCGGCAAGACCGCCTTCATCTACTGCCTGGTCGTGCTGTTCGTGATGTTCGTGATCGCGCGGCGCATCGTCCATTCGCCGTTCGGCCTGTCGCTGCGGGCGATCCGCAACAATCCGCTGCGGGCGGCGGCGATCGGCATTCCGGTCAACCGCCGGCTGACCGCGATCTACACCATCGCCGCCTTCTATGCCGGGCTTGCGGGCGCGCTTTCGACCCAGTCGACGGCGCTTGCCTCGCTCGACGTCTTTTCGTTCGATCGCTCGGCGGACCTGCTGCTGGTGCTGGTGATCGGCGGAACGGGCTATCTGTACGGCGGGCTGATCGGCGCGGTGGTGTTCAAGCTGCTGCAGGATGTGCTGTCGAGCTGGACGCCGCAGTACTGGCAGTTCTGGATCGGGCTCATTCTGGTGGTCTTGGTGCTGGTCGGCCGCGAACGCGTGCACCGCTGGGTGGTGTGGTTGCCGGATCGCATTCGCGATGTGCGCGACGCGCGCGCCAAGTCGGTCGCCAAGTCGGCCGCCAAGTCGGTCGCGAAGGCGGGCGGCAAGAAGCCGGCGGGAGATGCGCGGCCATGA
- a CDS encoding branched-chain amino acid ABC transporter permease, with product MTLLTILFDGIAYGMLLFVLACGLAVTLGLMNFVNLAHGAFAMAGGYVCAVLVNRHGVPFVAGLPIAFLVSAAIGFVLERLLYRHLYGRSHLDQVLFTIGLVFMSVAGIDYVMGSSQVFINLPQALQGRIDVFGIGVGRYRLLIIVICGLLALGLQWTLTHTRFGSRLRAAVDDPRVAAGLGINVPGVFALTFAFGSGLAGLGGALGAEILGLDPYFPLKFMIYFLIVVTVGGSSSITGPFLASLLLGIADVAGKYYVPKLGAFVIYTVMIVILILRPNGLFGKPAAR from the coding sequence ATGACGCTGCTGACCATTCTGTTCGACGGCATCGCCTACGGCATGCTGCTGTTCGTGCTGGCCTGCGGGCTCGCCGTAACGCTGGGGCTGATGAATTTCGTCAACCTCGCGCATGGCGCGTTCGCGATGGCGGGCGGTTACGTGTGTGCGGTTCTCGTCAACCGGCACGGCGTGCCGTTCGTCGCCGGCCTGCCGATCGCCTTCCTCGTCAGCGCCGCGATCGGCTTCGTGCTGGAGCGGCTGTTGTACCGCCATCTCTATGGCCGCAGCCATCTCGATCAGGTGCTGTTCACCATCGGCCTCGTGTTCATGTCGGTGGCGGGCATTGATTATGTGATGGGATCGTCGCAGGTGTTCATCAACCTGCCGCAGGCGCTGCAAGGGCGGATCGACGTGTTCGGCATCGGGGTTGGCCGTTACCGGTTGCTGATCATCGTCATCTGCGGCCTGCTTGCGCTCGGTCTGCAGTGGACGCTGACGCATACCCGTTTCGGCAGCCGCCTGCGTGCGGCGGTGGATGATCCGCGCGTGGCGGCGGGACTCGGCATCAATGTGCCGGGGGTGTTCGCGCTGACCTTCGCCTTCGGGTCGGGACTTGCGGGGCTCGGCGGCGCGCTGGGGGCTGAGATCCTCGGCCTCGACCCATATTTCCCGCTCAAGTTCATGATCTACTTCCTGATCGTCGTCACGGTCGGCGGCTCCTCCAGCATCACCGGCCCGTTCCTGGCGTCGCTGCTGCTTGGGATCGCCGACGTCGCGGGCAAGTATTACGTGCCGAAGCTCGGCGCCTTCGTCATCTACACGGTGATGATCGTGATCCTGATCCTGCGTCCGAACGGTCTGTTCGGCAAACCGGCGGCGCGCTGA
- a CDS encoding serine hydrolase: protein MNAPVKVDAYPLPAGDLKKHGIAARQIDHLDALIRQHIAEGRYPGAQIALARHGELLLFRSYGKTAQDAAAAAADDRTLFQMFSQTKVFTSATVWTLIEEGKLSFMDKIADHLPDFAARGKQDITLHQVMSHTGGFPSANVSEATWTDHELMREEVCDFSLDWTPGTRMQYHPRSAHLVQAMVIEAVTGKDYRDAIRERITEPLGIADDVYIGVPEAQDNRCVMISGDGELRDNRRAHRVAGLPSGGGYGTARGITALYQMLLNGGTLHGRRIVSPRLIAYVSKNHTGEMPDAAMGGTPMHRGLGPHVRGESDRIRGLGTIGAPSVFGHGGAGSSYSWADPTSGVSFSYMTNHFAAEPWHTLRLDRIANIVHAAID from the coding sequence ATGAACGCGCCCGTCAAAGTCGACGCCTATCCGCTGCCTGCAGGCGATCTCAAGAAGCATGGCATCGCCGCACGGCAGATCGATCATCTCGATGCGCTGATCAGGCAGCATATCGCCGAGGGCCGCTATCCGGGCGCGCAGATCGCCCTCGCCCGGCACGGCGAGCTGCTGCTGTTCCGCAGTTACGGCAAGACGGCACAGGATGCAGCCGCCGCGGCGGCCGACGACCGCACCCTGTTCCAGATGTTCTCGCAGACCAAGGTGTTCACGTCGGCCACGGTGTGGACGCTGATCGAGGAAGGCAAGCTGTCCTTCATGGACAAGATCGCCGACCATCTCCCCGACTTCGCCGCCCGCGGCAAGCAGGACATCACCTTGCATCAGGTGATGAGCCATACCGGCGGCTTTCCATCCGCCAACGTCTCCGAAGCGACCTGGACCGATCATGAGCTGATGCGCGAGGAGGTTTGCGACTTCTCGCTCGACTGGACGCCCGGCACGCGCATGCAATACCACCCGCGGTCGGCGCACCTCGTGCAGGCGATGGTGATCGAGGCCGTGACCGGCAAGGACTATCGCGACGCGATCCGCGAGCGTATCACCGAGCCGCTCGGCATCGCCGACGACGTCTACATCGGCGTCCCGGAAGCCCAGGACAACCGCTGCGTGATGATCTCCGGTGACGGCGAGCTGCGCGACAACCGCCGCGCCCATCGCGTTGCCGGCCTGCCGAGCGGCGGCGGCTACGGCACCGCGCGCGGCATCACCGCGCTCTACCAGATGCTGCTGAACGGCGGCACGCTGCACGGTCGTCGCATCGTCTCGCCGCGACTGATCGCCTATGTGTCGAAGAACCATACCGGCGAGATGCCGGACGCGGCGATGGGCGGCACGCCGATGCATCGCGGCCTTGGTCCGCACGTCCGCGGCGAGAGCGACCGCATCCGCGGCCTCGGCACGATCGGTGCGCCCAGCGTATTCGGCCATGGCGGCGCGGGCTCGTCCTACTCATGGGCCGACCCGACCAGCGGCGTCTCGTTCAGCTACATGACCAACCATTTCGCCGCCGAACCCTGGCACACGCTGCGGCTCGACCGCATCGCCAACATCGTCCACGCGGCGATCGATTGA
- a CDS encoding ABC transporter ATP-binding protein, with product MIAALETDGLVKRFGGVTATRDLSLTVARGARHALIGPNGAGKTTVVNLLTGVLRPDAGRIRLDGEEIAALPVYKRVRKGLSRTFQINQLFADLTPLEAISLAVSERRGQGLRFWAALRDDAETVEEIEALLERFRLTDAMNVRTATLPYGKQRLLEIALAIAAKPRVLLLDEPAAGVPEAERHDILAAVAGLPRDVSVLLIEHDMDLVFSFADRISVLVNGGLFVEGTPDEVAKDPRVKAVYLGEAADA from the coding sequence ATGATTGCGGCGCTCGAGACCGACGGGCTGGTCAAGCGGTTCGGCGGCGTCACCGCCACCCGCGACCTGTCGCTGACGGTTGCGCGCGGTGCGCGCCACGCGCTGATCGGTCCGAACGGGGCCGGCAAGACCACCGTCGTCAATTTGCTGACCGGAGTGCTGCGGCCCGATGCCGGGCGCATCCGCCTCGATGGCGAGGAGATCGCAGCACTCCCGGTTTACAAGCGGGTACGCAAGGGTTTGTCGCGGACGTTTCAGATCAACCAGCTCTTCGCCGATCTGACGCCGCTGGAGGCGATTTCGCTCGCCGTCTCGGAACGGCGTGGCCAGGGCCTGCGTTTCTGGGCAGCGCTGCGTGACGACGCCGAGACCGTGGAGGAGATCGAAGCCCTGCTGGAGCGGTTCCGCCTGACCGATGCGATGAACGTGCGCACCGCGACGCTGCCTTACGGCAAGCAGCGCCTGCTCGAGATCGCGCTTGCCATCGCCGCAAAGCCGCGCGTGCTGCTGCTCGACGAGCCCGCCGCTGGCGTGCCGGAGGCGGAGCGCCACGATATCCTGGCGGCGGTCGCGGGCCTGCCGCGCGACGTGTCGGTGCTGCTGATCGAGCACGACATGGACCTGGTGTTCTCGTTCGCCGACCGGATTTCGGTGCTGGTCAATGGCGGGTTGTTCGTCGAAGGCACGCCGGACGAGGTGGCGAAGGACCCGCGGGTGAAGGC